In one window of Leptospira sp. GIMC2001 DNA:
- a CDS encoding menaquinone biosynthetic enzyme MqnA/MqnD family protein: MRVGVVKSLNARPLTWGFEKDNTVQKVYDTPKVLAEMLVAGELDTALISSVECLRHSDSLQYSLSVGVCARTGVRSILYYKNLTESFPPSMISVDSGSRTSVALLELLFLLETGKKVITQADSPENIMKEISKGSGHHMLFGDNALNCSFNSDIFQVRDIAEWWFSLTGLHFIFALWAYPKAKPIEDKIFVSSLEYGLQNIDEIISSEKKFDSDFVRNYLQRELHYIPDQKSLQGFEKFSELLRSNNLL, translated from the coding sequence ATGCGAGTAGGTGTTGTAAAAAGTTTAAATGCGCGTCCTTTGACTTGGGGATTTGAAAAAGATAATACTGTGCAAAAAGTATATGACACCCCGAAAGTTCTCGCTGAGATGCTAGTCGCCGGTGAATTGGACACTGCTTTGATATCATCAGTTGAATGTCTTCGGCATAGTGATTCTCTTCAATACAGTCTTAGTGTCGGAGTCTGTGCGCGCACTGGAGTGCGTTCTATATTGTATTATAAAAATCTTACTGAGTCCTTCCCACCGAGTATGATTTCCGTCGACTCAGGTTCAAGGACAAGTGTTGCGCTACTGGAGTTGCTTTTTCTTCTTGAGACTGGTAAAAAAGTCATAACCCAGGCAGATTCACCAGAAAATATTATGAAGGAGATCAGTAAGGGATCTGGACATCATATGTTATTCGGTGACAACGCGTTGAATTGTTCATTCAATTCCGATATTTTCCAAGTTCGAGATATCGCTGAATGGTGGTTTAGCTTAACTGGACTTCATTTTATTTTTGCATTATGGGCATACCCAAAAGCCAAGCCAATTGAAGACAAGATTTTTGTTTCGAGTTTGGAATACGGATTGCAAAACATCGACGAGATCATTTCAAGTGAGAAGAAATTTGATTCCGATTTTGTACGAAATTATCTACAAAGAGAATTGCATTACATCCCCGATCAGAAAAGCTTACAGGGTTTTGAGAAATTCTCAGAACTCTTGCGCTCGAACAACCTACTTTAG
- a CDS encoding CheR family methyltransferase — protein sequence MTEFRSSIATIQDSEFEYLKDLIYKKTGIFLAPHKKIMVQSRLNVRLRVHNLNSFEEYVQRLKSSASFLETEITDLINRITTNKTDFFRENHHFEFLKDTFFPYMEEESKKTGNKKIRIWCSASSTGEEPYSIAITALEFFGGKPGWNIKIIASDIDTNVIQLAKTGIYKFDRLDVVSENMKQKYFTKSVKDNVIYYEAKPNIKSLIEYKKINLLEKPYPLGEKMDLIFCRNVIIYFDKPTQKQLFSNFEEVLCPFGYLIIGHSETMFGISDKYKFLGHTIYQKKV from the coding sequence ATGACAGAATTTCGATCAAGCATAGCCACAATTCAAGATTCAGAATTTGAATATTTAAAAGATCTTATTTATAAAAAAACTGGGATTTTCCTTGCGCCTCATAAAAAAATTATGGTTCAATCCAGGCTCAACGTTCGACTGCGAGTTCATAATCTCAATAGTTTTGAGGAATATGTTCAGAGACTCAAATCATCTGCAAGCTTTTTAGAAACAGAAATTACAGATTTAATCAATCGAATAACGACGAATAAAACTGATTTTTTCAGAGAAAACCATCATTTTGAATTTTTAAAAGATACGTTTTTTCCTTATATGGAAGAAGAGTCGAAAAAAACCGGAAATAAGAAAATTCGTATTTGGTGTTCGGCGAGTTCAACTGGAGAAGAGCCTTATTCAATCGCAATTACAGCATTGGAATTTTTCGGCGGTAAGCCTGGTTGGAATATTAAAATCATTGCATCAGATATTGATACTAATGTAATACAATTGGCAAAAACGGGAATATATAAATTCGATCGCCTAGATGTTGTAAGTGAAAATATGAAGCAAAAATATTTCACAAAATCTGTAAAAGATAATGTGATTTATTATGAAGCTAAACCAAATATAAAATCCTTGATTGAATACAAAAAAATCAATTTGCTCGAAAAACCATATCCGTTAGGTGAAAAGATGGATTTGATTTTTTGCCGAAATGTGATTATTTATTTTGATAAGCCCACTCAGAAACAATTATTTTCCAATTTTGAAGAAGTATTGTGTCCATTCGGATATCTTATCATCGGACATTCCGAAACGATGTTTGGAATATCAGATAAATATAAGTTTTTGGGACATACAATATATCAGAAGAAAGTTTAG
- the rsmH gene encoding 16S rRNA (cytosine(1402)-N(4))-methyltransferase RsmH: protein MEEFSVTHYPVLAKEIIDTYLDNFAQDRPLRFIDGTGGEGGHVLEVLNAFPTSEILVLDRDPIMLSRIESRIPDKKNITTKLLNYSELTSEDLKERGWENGLADGILLDLGISTFHIIESGRGFSFRGTEPLDMRLDQSLSGRENSAADLVNNYPAKELERIFYEFGEERWTKKIVERIIEKRKNNPIESNYDLAKIVESAIPRKFWPPKSHPAFRVFQALRIEVNQELEHLKKAVSQLPFLLNPKGIIQIISFHSLEDRIVKHEFRNIIQTKDDFRFIYKKPVLPSELEIEKNPPSRSAKLRAIQRSSDTKKYKAGK, encoded by the coding sequence TTGGAAGAATTCTCAGTTACACATTACCCAGTTCTTGCTAAAGAAATAATTGATACGTATTTGGATAATTTTGCCCAAGATCGACCTCTTAGATTTATTGATGGAACAGGGGGAGAAGGAGGACATGTTCTCGAAGTTCTCAACGCTTTTCCTACATCAGAAATTCTCGTATTAGATAGAGATCCAATCATGCTATCAAGAATTGAATCGAGAATCCCTGATAAAAAAAATATTACAACAAAATTGCTAAATTATTCTGAACTTACCTCGGAGGACTTGAAAGAGAGAGGCTGGGAGAACGGGCTTGCCGATGGAATATTATTAGATCTTGGGATTTCCACTTTTCATATCATTGAATCAGGAAGAGGGTTTAGTTTTCGCGGCACAGAACCCTTAGATATGCGATTGGATCAGAGCCTATCTGGACGAGAAAACAGTGCAGCTGATTTGGTGAACAATTATCCAGCAAAAGAATTGGAAAGAATTTTCTATGAATTTGGCGAAGAGCGATGGACCAAAAAAATTGTAGAAAGAATCATCGAAAAAAGAAAAAACAATCCAATAGAAAGCAATTATGATTTAGCAAAAATTGTAGAATCTGCAATTCCTCGAAAATTCTGGCCGCCTAAATCTCATCCAGCTTTTAGAGTTTTTCAAGCTTTAAGAATAGAAGTAAATCAAGAACTAGAACACCTCAAGAAAGCTGTATCGCAACTTCCTTTTCTACTGAATCCAAAAGGAATCATTCAAATAATTAGTTTTCATTCTCTGGAAGATAGAATTGTTAAGCACGAATTTCGTAATATCATTCAAACCAAGGATGACTTTCGGTTTATTTATAAAAAGCCAGTTTTACCAAGCGAGCTTGAAATCGAAAAGAATCCACCTTCTAGATCAGCAAAATTACGGGCAATTCAGAGATCTTCCGATACTAAAAAATATAAGGCCGGAAAATGA